From a region of the Helianthus annuus cultivar XRQ/B chromosome 5, HanXRQr2.0-SUNRISE, whole genome shotgun sequence genome:
- the LOC110940046 gene encoding uncharacterized protein LOC110940046, whose translation MVSPIVVSLGANPSVLSPKISEISLRHFNKHLVGNLSTRNTFQTTPHPPLSIATNLHPSRSHFVQPIRSSYSSTVLNNFDNFSIDALKKSLVDLNPIRVLKWVILGSFAVGLLKWGVSTLLSPFFWMYFSWTWVFWPWYIAIGLAIYGVYGFSKHIKGEASVTEQLAIVTSVFTWLTLVPPGYANGFLEGWPFVFFFVYHYFFFLNVSIRKRLYGDYYLREHDPKWDVTTPVWHRVLFCVGVTVGHWFAAFEAPQLHLVSGGWRNLGIWGLIMSTVFLQYYSTLYLAKYSEKVVVPTAVVQFGPYRWVRHPIYASTGLLFLSYFIALQAPLSSLFIIAVCLMYYDQKAKLEEGLMVGTFGNGYMEYMEKVRYKFIPFVY comes from the coding sequence ATGGTATCACCCATCGTAGTCTCCTTAGGCGCAAACCCCTCCGTATTATCCCCAAAAATCAGCGAAATTTcattgaggcatttcaacaaacacctggTGGGCAACTTATCTACTCGTAACACCTTCCAAACAACTCCACATCCTCCGTTATCTATCGCTACAAATCTTCACCCATCAAGGTCCCACTTCGTTCAACCAATCAGAAGCTCGTATTCAAGCACTGTACTCAACAATTTTGATAATTTCTCCATCGATGCACTGAAAAAGTCCCTTGTGGACTTAAACccaattagggttttgaaatggGTGATTTTAGGGTCTTTTGCAGTTGGGTTATTGAAATGGGGGGTTAGTACTTTATTAAGCCCTTTCTTTTGGATGTATTTTAGCTGGACTTGGGTGTTTTGGCCATGGTACATTGCAATTGGTCTTGCTATATATGGTGTTTATGGTTTTAGCAAACATATAAAGGGTGAAGCTAGTGTAACTGAGCAGCTTGCTATTGTAACTTCTGTATTCACATGGCTTACACTAGTCCCACCTGGTTATGCTAACGGGTTCCTTGAAGGTTGGCCCTTTGTGTTCTTTTTCGTGTATCATTATTTCTTTTTCCTGAATGTTAGCATCCGTAAACGCTTGTACGGCGATTATTATCTGCGCGAACATGATCCGAAGTGGGACGTTACGACTCCGGTCTGGCACCGTGTTTTGTTCTGTGTGGGAGTTACGGTCGGGCACTGGTTTGCAGCGTTCGAAGCGCCGCAGCTTCATTTAGTTTCAGGCGGTTGGAGGAATTTGGGGATTTGGGGGTTGATAATGTCAACGGTGTTTTTGCAATATTATTCTACGTTGTATCTTGCGAAGTACTCCGAAAAAGTGGTGGTACCTACTGCAGTTGTGCAGTTCGGGCCTTATCGATGGGTTAGGCACCCGATATATGCGTCTACCGGGCTTCTGTTTTTGAGTTACTTTATTGCACTCCAGGCACCACTGAGCTCGCTTTTTATTATCGCGGTTTGCTTGATGTATTATGATCAGAAGGCGAAATTGGAAGAGGGTTTAATGGTGGGCACATTTGGAAACGGGTACATGGAATATATGGAGAAAGTGAGGTACAAGTTTATCCCTTTTGTTTATTAA